The proteins below are encoded in one region of Indicator indicator isolate 239-I01 chromosome 34, UM_Iind_1.1, whole genome shotgun sequence:
- the BTG4 gene encoding LOW QUALITY PROTEIN: protein BTG4 (The sequence of the model RefSeq protein was modified relative to this genomic sequence to represent the inferred CDS: substituted 1 base at 1 genomic stop codon), with protein MKDEIAATVFFITRLVKREGKLSKQKVEKFAAKLTTILFEKYKNHWYLDNPSRGQVFRCIRINKHQTRDPLLEQACVESNVDFDKLGLPKEMTLWDDPFEVCCRYGEKNWPFTVAHFEGEENPELPQQISYAVDRASLDYHSGISSDEESSSKEPKAIPTVSNPNSVXQFSDYCKAPIQPWSQYLHRKTYLTDGSYYAQHRAYKVYRPTAAFTGLCVDRHHWVNTKQ; from the exons atgaaagatgaaATTGCTGCCACAGTTTTCTTCATCACAAGGCTAGTGAAAAGGGAAGGCAAGCTGAGCAAGCAGAAAGTGGAGAAATTTGCAGCTAAGCTGACAACAATATTGTTTGAAAAGTACAAGAATCACTGGTACTTGGACAATCCTTCCAGAGGACAAGTTTTCAG GTGCATAAGGATAAACAAACATCAGACAAGAGATCCACTGCTGGAGCAAGCTTGTGTGGAGAGTAATGTGGACTTTGATAAGCTTGGTCTGCCAAAAGAGATGACACTGTGGGATGATCCATTTGAGGTGTGTTGCAG ATACGGTGAGAAGAACTGGCCCTTCACAGTTGCACACtttgaaggagaggagaacccAGAGCTTCCTCAGCAGATCAGCTATGCTGTTGACAGAGCATCTCTAGACTACCATTCTGGTATCTCTTCAGATGAGGAGAGCTCCAGCAAGGAGCCAAAAGCTATCCCTACTGTCAGCAATCCTAACAGTGTCTAACAG TTCAGTGACTACTGCAAGGCACCCATACAACCCTGGTCTCAGTATCTTCATAGGAAGACCTATCTGACTGATGGCTCATACtatgcccagcacagggcttaCAAAGTCTACAGGCCAACAGCTGCTTTCACAGGACTGTGTGTTGATAGGCACCACTGGGTCAACACCAAGCAGTAG